A stretch of the Pseudomonas cavernicola genome encodes the following:
- a CDS encoding DUF6651 domain-containing protein — translation MAVIPGWVAVRRADAHQMAGWPEINNVKLKLDEQGHAILQDGKPVYVHDDGKEVAFDAPSTVATITRLNGEAKTHRERAETAEKSLKGFEGIEDGAAARKALELVANLDAKKLVDAGEIEKVKTEISKAFQGQLDEANTKVSTFEKQLYDEKIGGAFSRSKLIADKLAIPADMVQARFGQAFKIEEGKTVAYDQHGNKIYSRARPGEVADFDEAMETLVEQYPYRDQILKSAGSNGGGAPDGGGGKPNTPKGDLGGSKADRTAALAARFPELK, via the coding sequence ATGGCCGTGATTCCCGGATGGGTAGCGGTGCGCCGGGCGGATGCCCATCAGATGGCCGGATGGCCGGAGATCAACAACGTGAAACTCAAACTTGACGAGCAAGGCCACGCAATTCTGCAGGACGGCAAACCGGTTTACGTCCACGACGACGGTAAAGAGGTGGCATTCGACGCCCCCAGCACTGTCGCCACGATCACCCGCCTCAACGGCGAAGCGAAGACCCATCGGGAACGCGCCGAGACCGCCGAGAAGAGCCTGAAAGGGTTCGAGGGCATCGAGGACGGTGCAGCCGCACGCAAGGCGCTCGAATTGGTCGCAAACCTCGATGCTAAGAAGCTGGTGGATGCCGGCGAGATCGAGAAGGTGAAGACGGAAATCAGCAAGGCCTTCCAAGGTCAGCTGGACGAAGCCAACACCAAAGTATCGACCTTCGAGAAACAGCTCTACGACGAGAAGATCGGTGGCGCATTCAGCCGCTCGAAACTGATCGCCGACAAGCTGGCCATTCCCGCAGACATGGTGCAGGCCCGTTTTGGGCAGGCCTTCAAGATCGAGGAAGGCAAGACCGTCGCCTACGACCAGCACGGCAACAAGATTTACAGCCGCGCACGTCCGGGCGAAGTGGCTGACTTCGATGAAGCGATGGAAACCCTCGTCGAGCAATACCCCTACCGCGACCAGATCCTCAAGAGTGCCGGCTCCAATGGTGGTGGCGCCCCGGATGGCGGTGGTGGCAAACCGAATACCCCGAAAGGCGACCTCGGCGGCTCCAAAGCGGACCGCACTGCAGCGTTGGCCGCTCGGTTCCCTGAACTGAAATAA
- a CDS encoding HNH endonuclease: MTDAILCGCTVCGKAFAASPHKSNKYCGMACYRAAQRAGTYKRGHGPEFHRAPCHHCGVTVERNPSTTRSGQQSDKVFCARACYDASRALITQARSTQCLRCKSEFIPSGRGTKYCSMACRRTGMKADPKHCLACGCFFTPVRLQKATGRYVSYSAGKTCSPSCHIAWIRDNPERKRKISIAFSRERHPGWQGGSHREGFRGHDWEEISEKARARAGRCCEHCGMTEADHLEKYRQRLHIHHLEPFHQHQNKQMANKHSNLVALCRSCHTKADWKWRKENPVQTALMLR, encoded by the coding sequence ATGACTGATGCCATTCTATGCGGGTGCACTGTATGCGGCAAAGCGTTCGCCGCATCGCCACATAAATCAAACAAGTACTGCGGCATGGCCTGTTATCGGGCAGCCCAGCGAGCAGGAACGTACAAGCGCGGCCACGGGCCAGAATTTCATCGCGCACCATGCCACCATTGCGGCGTGACTGTTGAGCGCAACCCGTCGACGACTCGTAGCGGCCAGCAATCTGACAAGGTTTTCTGTGCGCGCGCCTGCTACGACGCCAGCAGGGCTCTGATAACGCAGGCGCGCAGCACGCAATGCCTTCGCTGTAAGTCGGAGTTCATTCCGTCCGGTCGCGGTACAAAATACTGCTCCATGGCATGTAGGCGAACCGGCATGAAAGCCGACCCGAAGCACTGCCTGGCTTGTGGATGCTTTTTCACGCCCGTGCGACTGCAGAAGGCGACCGGGAGATACGTAAGCTATAGCGCCGGCAAGACATGCTCGCCCTCGTGCCACATTGCCTGGATCAGGGATAACCCAGAGCGGAAGCGAAAGATCAGTATCGCGTTCTCCCGCGAAAGGCACCCTGGCTGGCAAGGCGGAAGCCACCGCGAAGGTTTCCGAGGACATGACTGGGAAGAAATTAGCGAAAAGGCCAGAGCTCGCGCCGGCCGCTGTTGCGAGCATTGTGGAATGACTGAGGCGGACCATCTTGAGAAATACCGGCAGCGACTGCACATCCATCATCTAGAGCCATTTCATCAGCACCAGAACAAACAAATGGCAAATAAGCACTCCAATCTAGTGGCCCTGTGCAGGTCGTGTCATACGAAAGCTGATTGGAAGTGGCGTAAAGAGAACCCAGTGCAGACGGCATTGATGCTGCGCTAG
- a CDS encoding phage minor head protein → MASANQVIEDEGIAHAVSLQQYSLGVVQRMVSLLNRVDAELSAALLMALEQMPAESFSVERMELLLGSVRSINAQAYALVAQELQKDLNELAGYESQWQYDLFERLMPDPVKVRFPIARVSAEQVYAAAMSRPFQGRLLRDWAGGIEADRMTKIRNIIRNGYVEGKTTADIVRQVRGTRAASYADSLINRSRHDLESVVRTAISHTASTARAEFNKANEALIKAVKWLSTLDSHTTKEICVPRDGKLYSATDHKPIGHVMKWLQGPGRAHWNCRSTETPITKSWKELGIPLEEMSPGERASMDGQVPADTTYMQWLARQSAARQDQVLGPERGKLLREGGLSVEDFYTPTGRFLSIAELKGRDAEAFERLEAA, encoded by the coding sequence ATGGCCTCCGCTAACCAGGTCATCGAAGACGAGGGCATCGCTCACGCGGTTTCGCTCCAGCAGTACAGCCTGGGCGTCGTGCAGCGGATGGTCTCGCTGCTCAACCGGGTGGATGCCGAGCTTTCGGCGGCGCTGCTGATGGCGCTCGAGCAGATGCCTGCCGAATCCTTTTCGGTTGAACGCATGGAGTTGCTACTCGGCTCGGTGCGCTCGATCAATGCGCAGGCCTACGCCCTGGTGGCGCAGGAGCTGCAGAAAGACCTGAACGAGTTGGCCGGCTACGAGAGCCAATGGCAGTACGACCTGTTCGAGCGGCTGATGCCTGATCCGGTCAAGGTGCGCTTTCCGATTGCTCGGGTAAGCGCAGAGCAGGTGTATGCCGCGGCGATGTCCCGCCCGTTCCAGGGACGACTGCTGCGCGACTGGGCGGGCGGCATCGAAGCCGATCGCATGACCAAGATCCGCAACATCATTCGCAATGGCTATGTCGAGGGCAAGACCACCGCTGATATCGTTCGGCAGGTGCGCGGCACTCGGGCAGCCAGCTACGCAGATAGCCTGATCAATCGCTCACGGCATGACCTGGAGTCGGTCGTCAGGACAGCGATCAGCCACACCGCATCGACTGCCCGGGCTGAGTTCAACAAGGCCAACGAGGCGCTGATCAAGGCCGTCAAGTGGCTGAGCACACTTGACTCGCACACAACCAAAGAAATCTGCGTGCCGCGCGACGGCAAGCTTTACTCGGCAACAGATCACAAGCCAATAGGCCATGTGATGAAGTGGCTCCAAGGGCCGGGGCGCGCACATTGGAACTGCAGATCGACTGAAACCCCCATCACTAAGTCATGGAAAGAGTTAGGGATTCCCCTAGAAGAAATGTCGCCAGGGGAAAGGGCGAGCATGGACGGCCAAGTCCCGGCAGACACCACCTATATGCAGTGGCTTGCCAGACAGTCAGCCGCAAGGCAGGACCAAGTCCTGGGGCCTGAGCGGGGAAAACTGTTGCGTGAAGGCGGACTTAGCGTTGAGGATTTTTACACCCCAACGGGCCGATTCTTGAGCATTGCAGAATTGAAGGGGCGGGACGCGGAAGCGTTCGAGAGGCTAGAAGCGGCGTGA
- a CDS encoding DUF4055 domain-containing protein, with protein sequence MSNDPSTVIPAVKAMQEDWAVVAPLMGGTKAMRLAGETYLPKWPKEDAGAYKDRLNLSTLLPAYSETVQNMTGRVFAEPIVLNDDVPEDIAKYTQNIDRQGNNLQVWAQSLFSNGLSHGLCHVLVDYPSTVDKDGKPTIVTKADEKDAGVRPYAVMVRPQQVLGWKAESRNGEQVLSQFRYMEAVEENDPENEFCAKVVQQVRVLEPGNWRTYRQVGGKDGKTWQLHEKGATTLNQIPLATYYTKRTGFMTATPPLLELAHLNIKHWQSQSDQDNILHVARVPMLMVSGIDDASEITVGSSAATTLPTGGDMKFVEHTGKAIDAGRTSLQDLVDDMRMAGAKLLSKDKQATKTAAQANEEASQEMSPLETMAGQLEDTLDQVLQFFALWTKQAEGGHVEVNGNFDTDYAPEVSLPFLMNMKNAGNLSDETLFNEAKRRNVLSDELTWEAEKQRIADQGPTLGTL encoded by the coding sequence ATGAGCAACGACCCGAGCACAGTCATCCCGGCCGTGAAGGCGATGCAGGAAGACTGGGCGGTCGTCGCCCCGCTGATGGGCGGCACCAAGGCGATGCGACTGGCTGGCGAGACCTATCTGCCGAAGTGGCCGAAGGAAGACGCAGGCGCGTACAAGGATCGCCTGAACCTATCCACGCTGCTGCCGGCGTACTCCGAGACCGTGCAGAACATGACCGGTCGCGTGTTCGCTGAGCCGATCGTGCTGAACGACGATGTTCCTGAGGATATTGCCAAGTACACCCAGAACATCGACCGGCAGGGCAACAACCTGCAGGTCTGGGCGCAGTCACTGTTCAGCAATGGCCTGTCGCATGGCCTCTGCCATGTACTGGTCGATTACCCGTCGACGGTGGACAAGGACGGCAAGCCGACAATTGTGACCAAGGCCGACGAGAAGGATGCCGGCGTTCGCCCTTACGCCGTAATGGTTCGCCCGCAGCAGGTTCTGGGCTGGAAGGCTGAGAGCCGCAACGGTGAGCAAGTCCTGAGCCAATTCCGCTACATGGAAGCGGTAGAGGAAAACGACCCGGAGAATGAGTTCTGCGCAAAGGTAGTGCAGCAAGTGCGCGTACTGGAGCCAGGTAACTGGCGCACCTACCGCCAGGTTGGCGGGAAGGACGGTAAGACCTGGCAGTTGCACGAAAAGGGCGCCACAACCCTCAATCAGATCCCGCTCGCCACCTACTACACCAAGCGCACCGGCTTCATGACCGCCACGCCGCCGCTGCTCGAGCTGGCGCACCTGAACATCAAGCATTGGCAGTCGCAGAGTGATCAGGACAACATCCTGCACGTCGCCCGGGTGCCCATGCTCATGGTCAGCGGCATCGATGACGCCAGCGAGATCACGGTCGGTTCCAGTGCCGCGACCACGTTGCCCACTGGTGGCGACATGAAATTCGTCGAGCACACCGGCAAGGCCATCGACGCTGGCCGCACCTCGTTGCAGGATCTGGTCGACGACATGCGCATGGCCGGCGCCAAGCTGCTGAGCAAGGACAAGCAGGCGACCAAGACCGCCGCCCAGGCCAATGAGGAAGCCTCGCAAGAGATGAGTCCGTTGGAGACCATGGCCGGGCAGCTGGAAGACACACTTGACCAAGTGTTGCAGTTCTTCGCGCTGTGGACCAAGCAGGCAGAAGGCGGTCACGTCGAGGTCAACGGTAACTTCGACACGGATTACGCGCCGGAGGTCAGCCTCCCGTTCCTGATGAACATGAAGAACGCCGGCAACCTCTCCGATGAGACCCTGTTCAACGAAGCCAAGCGCCGCAATGTACTCAGTGACGAACTGACCTGGGAGGCAGAGAAACAGCGGATTGCTGACCAAGGGCCAACCCTGGGTACGCTGTAA
- a CDS encoding terminase large subunit domain-containing protein: MTEPQAEFFQLTAKYPAFVGGFGTGKTETLANCAIRDALTSSSALIALYEPTYDLVRLILAPRMEEKLSDLGIRYKYNKQENIIYTSAPNCGDFVLRTLENPARIIGYESYRAHVDEIDTLKKKQALLAWQKIIARNRQQPAGVIDPFNRVSVYSTPEGYQFVYDTWGRNPKPGYVMVQAATYTNPFLPDDYVQTLMESYPPALIEAYIEGQFTNLASGSVYPDFSRKLNHTDAVEAEGEPLLVGMDFNRLHMSAVIYVMRDGLPVAVNEITDGRDTPSMAQLLVERYKNKGHAIQVFPDASGQNSSSKNASESDLSILKGAGLSVRVNSTNPAIVDRVNAVNALILNGQGERRLKVNTHRCPHLTDGLEQQAYDKNGMPDKSSGIDHVIDAAGYPLAMLFPIVKRTATSQSLRV, encoded by the coding sequence ATGACGGAGCCGCAGGCTGAGTTCTTCCAGCTGACCGCCAAGTACCCGGCCTTTGTCGGTGGATTCGGTACCGGCAAGACCGAGACGCTGGCCAATTGCGCGATTCGTGATGCGTTGACGTCATCAAGCGCATTGATTGCCCTGTACGAACCGACCTATGACCTGGTGCGGCTGATCCTGGCACCGCGGATGGAAGAGAAGCTGTCCGACCTGGGCATCCGGTACAAGTACAACAAGCAAGAGAACATCATCTACACCAGCGCGCCGAACTGCGGCGACTTCGTGCTACGAACGCTGGAGAATCCAGCCCGGATCATTGGCTACGAGTCCTACCGGGCGCACGTCGACGAGATCGACACGCTGAAGAAGAAACAGGCGCTGTTGGCCTGGCAGAAGATCATTGCGCGGAACCGGCAGCAGCCGGCCGGCGTGATCGACCCTTTCAACCGAGTGTCGGTCTACTCGACACCCGAGGGTTACCAGTTCGTCTACGACACCTGGGGCCGGAATCCAAAGCCGGGCTATGTGATGGTTCAGGCGGCGACCTACACCAACCCGTTTTTGCCCGATGACTACGTTCAGACGCTGATGGAGAGCTATCCGCCGGCACTGATCGAGGCCTACATCGAAGGCCAGTTCACCAACCTGGCGTCAGGCAGTGTTTACCCGGACTTCTCCCGAAAGCTGAACCACACCGACGCAGTAGAGGCGGAAGGTGAGCCGCTGCTGGTCGGGATGGACTTCAACCGGTTGCACATGAGCGCCGTGATTTACGTCATGCGTGATGGCCTGCCGGTCGCGGTCAACGAGATCACCGATGGTCGCGACACGCCGTCGATGGCCCAGCTGCTGGTCGAGCGCTACAAGAACAAGGGCCATGCCATCCAGGTGTTCCCGGACGCTAGCGGCCAGAACTCCAGCAGTAAGAATGCCAGCGAATCCGACCTGTCGATCCTCAAGGGCGCCGGCTTATCGGTTCGCGTGAACAGCACCAACCCGGCCATCGTCGACCGGGTGAACGCCGTCAATGCCCTGATCCTCAACGGGCAAGGCGAGCGCCGGCTGAAAGTGAATACCCATCGCTGTCCGCATCTGACCGATGGCCTGGAGCAGCAGGCCTACGACAAGAACGGCATGCCCGATAAATCCAGCGGCATCGACCATGTGATTGACGCCGCCGGTTACCCGTTGGCCATGTTGTTCCCGATTGTGAAACGCACCGCCACCAGCCAGTCCCTGAGAGTCTGA
- a CDS encoding HGGxSTG domain-containing protein gives MARCGAKTRSGQPCQSQAMPNGRCRMHGGKAGETHKGNQNARTHGIYSAFLSDDEKGAWDSLELGRVDDELRLTRIRLMRALARENEYGNTLELDSEKSEPIQIDGKDTGLTSVTTTSKVRDYAGLIDKLTARVESLERTRAELLKSNPPGQPPVARIEIEVVSGRQNPKAPDDGAAG, from the coding sequence ATGGCACGCTGCGGAGCCAAAACCCGCAGCGGCCAGCCTTGCCAATCTCAGGCGATGCCTAATGGTCGCTGCCGGATGCACGGCGGAAAGGCCGGCGAGACGCACAAGGGTAACCAGAATGCCCGCACTCACGGTATTTACTCGGCCTTCCTGAGTGACGATGAGAAGGGCGCCTGGGACAGCCTGGAGCTCGGCCGCGTTGATGATGAACTGCGCCTGACCCGTATCCGCCTGATGCGCGCCCTGGCCCGAGAGAACGAATACGGCAACACGCTTGAACTGGATAGCGAGAAGAGCGAACCGATCCAGATTGACGGCAAAGACACCGGACTGACATCAGTCACCACGACCAGCAAGGTTCGTGACTATGCCGGCCTGATCGACAAGCTGACTGCTCGGGTCGAAAGCCTTGAACGCACCCGGGCCGAACTGCTTAAGAGCAACCCGCCAGGGCAGCCACCGGTGGCCCGGATTGAAATCGAGGTAGTCAGTGGAAGGCAGAACCCTAAAGCTCCAGATGACGGAGCCGCAGGCTGA
- a CDS encoding lysis protein, producing MKAILSLVPIWLWALLGAAAIVGIQELRISWKESARIEAEAELDTSEAKAASLSATLKLSRELMTERDSLDTKYQQELTDARKDNEGLAADVAAGRKRLSVAAKCTALPANTSGASVDDGGACELTAAARQDYFTLRGQIAQTGKQLAGLQAYVNGVCRKSEANP from the coding sequence ATGAAAGCCATCCTCAGTCTCGTCCCCATCTGGCTATGGGCGCTGCTCGGCGCTGCCGCCATTGTCGGCATTCAGGAGCTGCGCATCAGCTGGAAGGAGAGTGCGCGGATCGAGGCTGAAGCCGAGCTGGATACGAGTGAAGCCAAGGCCGCTTCATTGAGCGCAACCCTCAAGCTGAGCCGGGAGCTGATGACCGAGCGAGACTCCCTTGATACCAAGTACCAGCAGGAACTCACCGATGCCCGCAAAGACAATGAAGGCCTTGCTGCTGATGTCGCCGCTGGTCGTAAGCGCCTGTCAGTCGCAGCCAAATGCACAGCATTGCCCGCCAATACCAGCGGCGCCAGCGTGGATGATGGTGGCGCCTGCGAACTCACTGCAGCAGCTCGACAAGATTATTTCACCCTCCGAGGTCAAATAGCCCAGACCGGTAAGCAACTGGCTGGGCTGCAAGCGTACGTCAATGGCGTATGCCGGAAGAGTGAGGCGAACCCATGA
- a CDS encoding lysozyme: MNASDAGLALIQDFEGLRLTTYRDSVGVLTIGWGHTGPDVVQGMAIDRAEAERLLRDDLHDAERAIQRLVTVPLKQHQFDALVSFTFNLGSGNLQGSTLLRKLNAKDYTGAGSEFSRWNKAGGRVLSGLIRRRAAERALFIG; the protein is encoded by the coding sequence ATGAACGCCAGTGATGCCGGCCTCGCCCTGATTCAGGACTTCGAAGGCTTGCGTCTGACCACCTACCGCGACAGCGTGGGCGTGCTGACCATCGGCTGGGGCCATACCGGTCCAGACGTGGTGCAGGGCATGGCCATCGACCGCGCCGAGGCCGAGCGCCTGTTGCGCGATGACCTGCACGACGCCGAACGCGCCATTCAGCGCCTGGTAACTGTGCCGCTCAAGCAACACCAGTTCGACGCCCTGGTCAGCTTCACCTTCAACCTGGGCAGCGGCAACCTGCAAGGCTCAACCTTGCTGCGCAAGCTGAACGCCAAGGACTACACAGGCGCAGGTAGCGAGTTCTCGCGCTGGAACAAGGCGGGCGGCCGCGTGTTGTCCGGCCTGATTCGTCGTCGCGCCGCTGAGCGCGCGCTGTTCATTGGATGA
- a CDS encoding VRR-NUC domain-containing protein: MRLAKVADLIPFEEDDQIALIQWFDRQYPALAGRLASSSGGARMTMRTAKRQKAAGNRKGFPDLNLLTPRHGFSGLVIELKRVRGGRLEPEQADWLEWLAEQGFMAVVCKGFDAARDTIKGYLGEGTPCN, translated from the coding sequence ATGAGGCTGGCCAAGGTCGCTGACCTGATCCCATTTGAAGAAGACGACCAGATCGCGCTGATTCAATGGTTTGACCGGCAATACCCGGCGCTCGCTGGCCGCCTCGCATCGTCGTCCGGCGGGGCTCGTATGACCATGCGCACGGCGAAGCGTCAGAAGGCCGCCGGCAACCGCAAGGGATTCCCAGACCTGAACCTGCTGACGCCGCGCCATGGCTTCTCCGGACTGGTCATTGAATTGAAGCGGGTGAGGGGCGGCCGGCTGGAACCAGAGCAGGCCGACTGGCTGGAATGGCTGGCAGAACAAGGATTCATGGCCGTCGTCTGCAAAGGCTTCGACGCGGCCCGCGACACCATCAAGGGATATTTGGGGGAGGGGACACCATGCAACTGA
- a CDS encoding PSPA7_2676 family Cys-rich small protein encodes MTITCFFLGCRWGAGTVRCLTGERLLVFRCNRCGSHRTVTE; translated from the coding sequence ATGACCATCACTTGTTTTTTCCTGGGTTGCCGCTGGGGCGCTGGAACGGTTCGCTGCCTCACCGGTGAGCGCCTGCTGGTGTTCCGGTGCAACCGCTGCGGGTCACACCGCACGGTCACGGAATAA
- a CDS encoding metallophosphoesterase, which produces MNLIKRFERNTAGRDFAVGDIHGHFTRLQAALDAAGFDSAVDRLFSVGDLVDRGPECRDALDWLAKPWFHPVRGNHDDYVVRFDTCDVDNWIYNGGSWFAGLSLYEQKEFAVQFAELPIAIEVETQEGLVGIVHADCSFLSWDELRAELDTPESKKRLKLVMNTCMWSRSRIENQEPHGVLGIRALIVGHTPMSQPARLGNVIHIDTMGWMPGRGHFTLINLHTLETIPAMPAKLDWEAA; this is translated from the coding sequence ATGAACCTGATCAAGCGTTTCGAACGCAACACTGCCGGCCGCGACTTCGCTGTAGGCGATATCCACGGGCACTTCACTCGACTGCAGGCCGCTTTGGATGCTGCTGGCTTCGACTCGGCAGTTGATCGGCTGTTCAGTGTCGGCGACCTGGTTGATCGCGGGCCGGAGTGCCGTGACGCGCTCGACTGGCTGGCCAAACCCTGGTTTCACCCGGTGCGCGGAAACCATGATGACTACGTCGTTCGTTTCGATACCTGTGACGTTGACAACTGGATCTATAACGGCGGCTCCTGGTTTGCGGGCCTGTCGCTCTACGAGCAGAAAGAGTTCGCCGTCCAGTTTGCCGAGTTGCCGATCGCCATCGAGGTGGAGACGCAAGAAGGCCTGGTCGGCATCGTCCACGCTGATTGCTCGTTCCTGTCCTGGGATGAGCTGCGCGCCGAACTGGATACGCCAGAAAGTAAAAAGCGCCTGAAGCTGGTGATGAACACTTGCATGTGGTCGCGCTCACGCATTGAGAACCAAGAGCCGCATGGAGTGCTTGGCATCCGCGCTTTGATCGTCGGCCATACACCCATGAGCCAGCCAGCGCGCCTGGGCAATGTGATTCATATCGACACGATGGGATGGATGCCGGGCCGCGGCCACTTCACGCTGATCAATCTCCACACCCTGGAAACCATCCCGGCGATGCCGGCAAAACTGGATTGGGAGGCCGCGTGA
- a CDS encoding DUF1364 domain-containing protein, with amino-acid sequence MSKLTKLARDRECQVRLVGICNRDPATTVLAHYRLAGTCGMGVKPNNLQGAWACSACHDACDGRAKTGYSQDELRLMHLEGVMRTIDILVREGSVAA; translated from the coding sequence ATGTCAAAGCTCACCAAGCTCGCCCGCGACCGCGAATGCCAAGTGAGGCTCGTCGGCATCTGCAACCGCGACCCAGCCACCACCGTGCTTGCTCATTACCGCCTGGCCGGTACCTGCGGCATGGGGGTGAAGCCAAATAACCTCCAGGGTGCTTGGGCCTGCAGTGCATGTCATGACGCATGCGATGGCAGGGCCAAGACCGGCTACAGCCAAGACGAACTACGCCTGATGCACTTGGAAGGCGTGATGCGGACCATCGACATTCTGGTTCGGGAAGGGAGTGTGGCGGCATGA
- a CDS encoding recombination protein NinB, whose product MAEKIRLNAITDLSTLQAAIRRKGFPCNIAITGAGRSLPQNALFHKWCECAAQFFVSMGKTTFATGKPMDAENMKRNLKQTFLGEELIRDINLKTGQVTERYELKHTSQLDKGEMHSFMTCVDAWASEHGIYLPHPEDSEYMKMRVNMGEAA is encoded by the coding sequence ATGGCTGAGAAGATCCGGCTGAACGCCATCACCGACCTGTCCACACTCCAGGCCGCCATTCGCCGCAAGGGCTTCCCCTGCAACATTGCGATCACTGGCGCTGGGCGCAGCTTGCCGCAGAACGCGCTGTTTCATAAGTGGTGCGAGTGCGCCGCCCAGTTCTTCGTGAGCATGGGCAAGACCACCTTCGCCACTGGCAAGCCGATGGACGCCGAGAACATGAAGCGCAACCTCAAGCAGACCTTCCTGGGCGAAGAGCTGATCCGCGACATCAATCTGAAAACCGGGCAGGTAACCGAGCGTTACGAGCTCAAGCACACCAGTCAACTCGACAAAGGTGAAATGCACTCCTTCATGACCTGCGTTGATGCCTGGGCCAGCGAGCACGGCATCTACCTGCCGCATCCCGAGGACAGCGAGTACATGAAGATGCGCGTCAACATGGGGGAAGCGGCATGA
- a CDS encoding TraR/DksA C4-type zinc finger protein has translation MADDADVTQDCIEVELSNALAARVQYTGIAATECQDCGDAIPPARREAVKGTQHCTPCAELLALRAGGVRRG, from the coding sequence ATGGCCGATGACGCCGACGTAACTCAAGACTGTATCGAGGTCGAGCTGAGCAATGCCCTGGCGGCGCGCGTGCAGTACACCGGCATCGCTGCGACCGAGTGCCAGGACTGCGGCGACGCGATCCCGCCAGCGCGCCGGGAGGCCGTGAAGGGTACGCAGCATTGCACGCCCTGCGCTGAGTTGCTGGCGCTCAGGGCGGGAGGTGTTCGCCGTGGCTGA
- the dnaB gene encoding replicative DNA helicase has translation MIDLHSLEAEHGVIGAMLMQPHLIDVLSEGLVAADFYWPENEDLYRLILALREDSQPVDVITLSDRKPVLTDDVQTLVYAAEIQQNTPSAANAKSYAKIIRERALARAIVSASGRIADIAHERMPVEDKLAQAQSVILALDGQAADDECQVVGDILRDHIEILQARSDKKGELDGLSTGLSDLDDNLQGLKPGQMITLAGRPAMGKTTLAMNIAEDVALRQKLPVLVVSLEMSKSQLMDRLLSAVGKIPLNKIKDGSAPADHGTALNVAAAKLRDAPLLVTDLPCMTVPRIRSIARRMKHKHGGMGLVVIDYIGLIEGEGNNRTEDVSTMSRQIKLMARELGCPVLILSQLNRGCESRPDKRPVLSDLRDSGAIEQDSDIVLFVYRDEVYHPNGQYKGVAEILVRKNRDGEIGTVFTSFQGALSRFAPLAYSDHQKSSGDGEGW, from the coding sequence ATGATCGACTTGCACAGCCTCGAAGCAGAACACGGCGTGATCGGCGCCATGCTCATGCAGCCCCACTTGATCGATGTACTCAGCGAAGGCCTGGTCGCAGCCGACTTCTACTGGCCCGAGAATGAGGATCTGTATCGCCTGATCCTGGCGCTGCGCGAAGACAGTCAGCCAGTCGACGTGATCACCCTGAGCGACCGTAAGCCGGTGCTGACCGACGACGTGCAGACGCTGGTTTATGCCGCCGAGATTCAGCAAAACACGCCCAGCGCCGCAAACGCCAAGAGCTACGCCAAGATCATCCGGGAGCGCGCCCTGGCTCGCGCCATCGTGTCGGCCAGCGGCCGCATCGCCGATATCGCCCACGAACGGATGCCGGTGGAAGACAAGCTCGCTCAGGCGCAGTCGGTAATCCTGGCGCTGGACGGCCAGGCTGCCGACGACGAATGCCAGGTGGTTGGCGACATCCTGCGCGACCATATCGAAATCTTGCAGGCGCGCAGCGACAAAAAGGGCGAGCTGGACGGGCTGTCTACCGGCCTGAGCGATCTGGACGACAATCTGCAGGGCCTGAAACCCGGGCAGATGATTACGCTCGCCGGCCGGCCGGCCATGGGTAAGACCACCTTGGCCATGAACATCGCCGAGGACGTGGCGCTGCGCCAGAAGCTGCCAGTGCTGGTGGTGTCGCTGGAGATGAGCAAGTCGCAGCTCATGGATCGGCTGTTGTCAGCTGTCGGCAAGATCCCACTGAACAAGATCAAGGATGGCTCCGCTCCCGCCGATCACGGCACGGCGCTGAACGTGGCCGCCGCCAAGCTGCGCGATGCGCCGCTGCTGGTGACCGACTTGCCGTGCATGACCGTCCCGCGCATTCGCTCGATTGCCCGGCGCATGAAGCACAAGCACGGCGGTATGGGACTGGTGGTGATCGACTACATCGGCCTCATCGAAGGCGAGGGGAATAACCGCACCGAGGACGTGAGCACCATGTCGCGCCAGATAAAGCTGATGGCGCGCGAGCTTGGCTGCCCGGTGCTGATCCTCTCGCAGCTCAACCGTGGCTGCGAGTCGCGCCCGGACAAGCGCCCAGTGCTGAGCGATCTGCGCGACTCGGGCGCCATCGAACAGGACTCCGACATCGTGCTGTTTGTGTACCGCGACGAGGTTTATCACCCGAACGGTCAATACAAGGGCGTTGCCGAGATCCTGGTGCGCAAGAACCGCGACGGCGAGATCGGGACGGTCTTTACCTCGTTCCAGGGCGCGCTGAGCCGGTTCGCGCCATTGGCCTATAGCGACCACCAGAAGTCTAGCGGTGACGGGGAGGGCTGGTGA